One stretch of Chryseobacterium fluminis DNA includes these proteins:
- a CDS encoding rhamnogalacturonan acetylesterase has protein sequence MGKTTGFLLLFISSLIFAQQTTFKFDFGGHRTEKGFIPISPDSRFDPKTGYGFMDVSGLESVDRGGNALTGDFITGKKPFYFSVVLPEGNYDIKLNLGDPKGTSETTVRVENRRLMLNDVKTKAGEVMEKTITVHVKDSILRNQNGEKIGVVKLKPREKKYLHWDRMLTIEFNDKAPKVCSVMIQPNNTAKTIYLTGDSTVVDAQYEPWASWGQMLPYFFVSNEVVVANYAESGETLKAFEDRHRIDKIWNKLRPGDYLLIQFGHNDQKYGKSTKSGYGKRLKEWIQRAKQLDAIPVLVTSMNRRVFDENNTIVNTLDDFPDAMRQIAKEEKVNLIDLNVLSKSLFEAMGPEGAKKAFVYYPANTYPNQPAALADDTHFNTYGAYELAQCVVKSIVDQNLSLKKYISKNDKNFNPDKPDDAEKFHWPESVFMEALKPDGN, from the coding sequence ATGGGAAAGACGACAGGTTTTTTACTTCTTTTTATCAGTTCGCTGATTTTCGCGCAGCAAACGACTTTCAAATTTGATTTTGGGGGTCACAGAACTGAAAAAGGATTTATTCCGATTAGTCCGGATTCACGATTTGACCCAAAAACAGGATACGGATTTATGGATGTATCCGGTCTTGAATCTGTTGACCGCGGGGGAAATGCATTGACAGGAGATTTTATAACCGGCAAAAAACCTTTTTATTTTTCAGTAGTGCTTCCCGAAGGAAATTATGATATTAAACTGAACCTCGGAGATCCCAAAGGCACTTCCGAGACAACAGTTAGGGTCGAAAACCGCAGGTTGATGTTGAACGATGTTAAAACAAAAGCAGGTGAAGTGATGGAAAAGACAATCACCGTGCACGTAAAAGACAGCATCCTCAGAAATCAGAATGGAGAAAAAATCGGAGTTGTCAAATTAAAGCCGAGAGAAAAAAAATATTTACATTGGGACCGTATGCTGACGATCGAATTCAATGATAAAGCTCCTAAAGTATGCTCAGTAATGATTCAACCCAACAACACCGCAAAAACAATCTATCTGACTGGCGATTCAACGGTAGTGGATGCGCAATATGAACCCTGGGCTTCCTGGGGACAGATGCTGCCTTATTTTTTTGTTTCGAATGAAGTGGTTGTTGCCAATTACGCTGAAAGCGGCGAAACGTTGAAAGCATTTGAAGATCGTCATCGCATCGATAAAATCTGGAACAAATTAAGGCCAGGAGATTATCTGTTGATTCAGTTCGGACACAACGATCAGAAGTATGGAAAAAGTACAAAATCGGGATATGGAAAAAGATTAAAAGAATGGATTCAAAGGGCAAAACAACTGGATGCGATTCCTGTTCTGGTGACCTCAATGAACCGCAGAGTTTTTGATGAAAACAATACAATAGTGAACACGTTGGATGATTTTCCTGATGCGATGAGACAAATTGCAAAAGAAGAAAAGGTTAATTTAATCGATCTTAATGTATTAAGCAAATCACTTTTTGAAGCCATGGGCCCGGAAGGCGCAAAAAAAGCATTCGTATACTATCCCGCAAATACTTATCCGAATCAGCCGGCAGCCCTGGCAGATGATACCCATTTCAATACTTATGGAGCGTACGAACTGGCACAATGTGTCGTAAAATCTATTGTTGATCAAAACCTGTCTCTGAAGAAATACATTTCAAAAAATGATAAGAATTTTAATCCCGATAAACCTGATGATGCTGAAAAATTTCATTGGCCGGAATCTGTTTTTATGGAAGCTTTAAAACCTGATGGAAATTAG
- a CDS encoding rhamnogalacturonan lyase — protein sequence MKIKYIFITTAIFLSQTGFAQRQMEYLKRGVVAMPAESGVFVSWRLLGTEARNTQFDVYRTENNSTVKLNSKPLLNETNFLDKTADKAKNYTYFVKSNTRDQSVNRDSAQYTANQKPYFSIPLKTPAGYTPNDVSVADLDGDGDYEIILHQTGKSRDNSQKGMTDPPIIQAYKMNGTFLWEINLGRNIREGAHYTQFLVYDLDQDGKAEVVMKTADGSRDGTGKIIGDATKNEVNENGFILSGQEYLTVFDGQTGAEINTVNYQVPRFAGSLNPTDQQMTETWGDAKGNRIDRFLGAVAYLDGKTPSVIMSRGYYTRTAIAAWDFKDKKLSLRWLFDTESSEENKKYRGQGNHNLSIADVDNDGKDEIVFGAMTVDDDGKILNSTGYGHGDALHVGDLDPSNPGLEIFDIQERFDDAGAHFRDGKSGKVLWKLPSLEYSSKSKFQGPGRGLSLNIDPRYEGSECWAAGAGIKGLYDAKGNKIGDKSPACNMGIYWDGDFLSEILDGTSVSKWDWKNSKSTLIFDAKDFNCESNNGTKKNPSLVADLFGDWREELIYRTSDNQELRIFSSAIPTKHRLYTLMHNPQYRLSIVWQNVGYNQPPHTDYYLDESVKEVPKPPIFTINPEK from the coding sequence ATGAAAATCAAGTACATTTTTATTACCACGGCAATCTTTCTTTCGCAAACAGGTTTCGCCCAAAGACAGATGGAATATCTCAAAAGAGGCGTTGTTGCAATGCCCGCAGAATCAGGGGTTTTTGTTAGCTGGCGTCTTTTGGGAACAGAAGCCCGGAATACGCAGTTTGATGTATACCGCACGGAAAATAATTCTACTGTAAAATTGAATTCAAAGCCATTGCTTAACGAAACCAATTTTTTAGATAAAACCGCAGACAAAGCAAAAAATTACACCTATTTTGTTAAATCCAATACCCGGGATCAGAGTGTTAACCGTGATTCTGCTCAATATACAGCCAATCAGAAACCCTATTTTTCAATCCCTCTGAAAACGCCTGCAGGATATACACCAAATGATGTTTCAGTTGCCGATCTTGATGGTGACGGGGATTATGAAATCATCCTTCACCAAACAGGAAAGTCTCGCGATAACAGCCAGAAAGGCATGACCGATCCTCCCATTATTCAGGCTTACAAGATGAACGGAACGTTTCTGTGGGAAATTAATTTAGGAAGAAATATCAGGGAAGGAGCCCATTATACACAATTTTTGGTCTATGATCTGGATCAGGACGGAAAAGCCGAAGTGGTGATGAAAACGGCAGACGGAAGCAGGGACGGAACGGGTAAAATAATCGGGGATGCCACAAAAAATGAGGTAAATGAAAATGGGTTTATCCTCTCGGGACAGGAATATCTCACGGTTTTTGACGGACAGACCGGAGCGGAAATCAATACGGTAAATTATCAGGTTCCAAGATTTGCAGGCAGCTTAAATCCAACGGATCAACAAATGACGGAAACCTGGGGCGATGCCAAAGGAAACCGGATCGACCGTTTTTTGGGGGCTGTGGCTTACCTGGACGGAAAAACGCCCAGTGTAATTATGTCCAGAGGCTACTACACCAGAACGGCCATTGCGGCCTGGGATTTTAAAGATAAAAAGCTCAGCCTCCGATGGTTATTCGATACCGAAAGTTCAGAAGAAAATAAAAAGTACAGAGGACAGGGCAATCATAACCTGAGTATTGCTGATGTCGATAACGACGGAAAAGACGAAATTGTATTCGGTGCCATGACGGTGGATGATGACGGAAAAATACTGAACAGCACAGGGTACGGCCACGGCGATGCGCTGCATGTAGGAGATCTCGACCCTTCCAATCCGGGATTGGAAATTTTTGATATTCAGGAAAGGTTTGATGATGCAGGAGCCCATTTCAGGGATGGGAAAAGTGGAAAAGTATTATGGAAATTACCCTCCCTGGAATACAGCTCAAAAAGCAAATTTCAGGGTCCGGGAAGAGGCTTGTCTCTAAATATAGATCCTCGCTATGAAGGTTCAGAATGTTGGGCCGCGGGAGCCGGGATCAAAGGACTTTACGATGCCAAAGGGAATAAAATAGGCGATAAAAGTCCGGCCTGCAATATGGGAATTTACTGGGATGGAGACTTTTTAAGTGAAATTCTGGATGGAACGTCTGTTTCAAAGTGGGACTGGAAAAACTCGAAATCAACCCTTATTTTTGATGCTAAAGATTTTAATTGTGAATCCAATAACGGAACAAAAAAAAACCCGTCTCTGGTAGCCGATTTATTTGGAGACTGGCGTGAAGAGCTTATTTACAGAACATCGGATAATCAGGAACTTCGCATTTTCAGTTCTGCGATACCTACGAAACACCGCTTATATACCTTAATGCACAATCCTCAGTACCGGTTAAGTATTGTCTGGCAAAATGTAGGGTACAATCAGCCACCGCACACCGATTATTATCTGGATGAATCGGTGAAAGAAGTTCCAAAACCACCTATTTTCACCATAAATCCTGAAAAATAA
- a CDS encoding DUF4350 domain-containing protein, producing the protein MKQYLLKIFTAGMLITFGVSNAQNKPKVVLDHFFNNEKKENKETKVLEPWHYTWNDTSNGGFSLLGEIFTKQGAEISMLTKDPSKKDLKNANIYIIVDADTDKEAYGGKANLIDPTTIGNLEEWVKKGGVLVLMSNDNGNSEFEHFNKLAEKFGIHFNDDSINRVKGREFEQGKVMVEEGNPVFSAQKLYMKEVSTIEAQSPAKAFLSAEGRNIGAVAKVGKGTVFALGDPWCYNEYIDGKKLPADFTNYQGTEEWVKWLLKQVK; encoded by the coding sequence ATGAAACAATACCTGTTAAAAATATTCACAGCAGGAATGCTGATAACATTCGGAGTATCCAATGCCCAAAATAAGCCAAAAGTCGTGTTAGATCATTTTTTCAACAACGAAAAAAAGGAAAACAAGGAAACCAAAGTGCTGGAACCGTGGCATTACACGTGGAACGACACCAGCAACGGCGGCTTTTCTTTACTGGGGGAAATCTTCACAAAGCAAGGTGCCGAAATCAGCATGCTAACAAAAGATCCTTCAAAAAAAGACTTAAAAAATGCGAATATTTACATCATTGTGGATGCAGATACAGACAAGGAAGCCTATGGCGGAAAAGCCAATCTGATCGATCCCACAACGATCGGAAATCTGGAAGAATGGGTGAAAAAAGGAGGGGTCCTGGTCCTGATGAGCAATGATAACGGCAACTCCGAATTCGAACATTTTAATAAGCTCGCCGAAAAATTCGGAATCCACTTTAATGACGACAGTATCAACCGGGTGAAAGGCCGGGAATTCGAACAGGGTAAAGTGATGGTTGAAGAAGGAAATCCAGTGTTTTCAGCTCAGAAATTATACATGAAAGAAGTAAGCACCATTGAAGCACAGTCTCCGGCCAAAGCTTTTTTATCGGCAGAGGGCAGAAATATCGGGGCTGTTGCAAAAGTGGGAAAAGGTACCGTCTTCGCATTAGGAGACCCGTGGTGTTACAACGAATATATCGACGGAAAAAAATTACCCGCTGATTTTACCAATTACCAGGGAACTGAAGAATGGGTCAAGTGGTTGTTAAAACAGGTAAAATAA
- a CDS encoding glycoside hydrolase family 2 protein, which translates to MNLLSKIFFLVYIGSQMLQAQSKEIQFLSGKDAEHTKEWDFWISGGRKAGKWSTINVPSHWEQQGFGSYNYGRDYVTYGRNFRFNDETGLYKHQFTVPDSWKRKKISIVFEGSMTDTEVKINGQSAGAIHQGAFYEFKYDITDKIKFGKKNTLEVKVSKMSSDKSVNNAERLADYWILGGIFRPVYLEASPQEHISSTAIDAKADGTFRANIHLKGINSANTVKVEILDADNIKVGESLMTIKKGDTLKQIQLSVKNPQRWTAETPNLYKARFTLHKNRKIISKTDEKFGFRTIEIRKGEGIFINGTKVKMKGINRHVWWPETGRAVTANIDLMDVQLIKEMNMNAVRCSHYPPNKSFLKICDSLGLYVLDELAGWQKKYSTEVGKKLVKEMVMRDANHPSVIFWSNGNEGGHNFDLDGEFAKHDLSARPVIHAHHKPGNAFNGIDCNHYEDYYSTKKILEGENIYMPTEFLHAQDDGGGGTSLADYWELHWNSKKGAGGFLWAFADEGLVRTDFNNQIDVNAINAPDGVVGPHREKEGSFYAIREIYSPVKIDLKKLPDDFKGNIPVENRYHFTNVNECKFEWKLMKFKTPFSADSGFDINATGKMVAPDIHPTEKGIIQLNLPLNWKENDALLLTATDPSGKEIYTWTWKISSNDIISKQFQHTLNKEFPVSVSENDSLFILKSNEKEFAIGKKDGLLKSVTVDKKGKKMTFKNGPVFVNGTMELSSARLFTEGENQLIELKYKNGNKIIWKLNSNGILELHYEYSMSGDHQFSGVSFDYPENYVISAKWLGKGPYHVWKNRWQGQTYNVWQNLKNSIRTGSSPWIYPEFKGYFDDISWLQLDTAEGKITVGTKEEKMFVRLFDFYGINGAEGYPKLPPGNISFLDAIPPLGNVLAFNINDKTQSLGPESEPNHLDGTFKRTLYFYFGIPESGDEKKQFTMPEVNILTD; encoded by the coding sequence ATGAATTTACTATCCAAAATATTCTTTCTCGTATACATAGGTTCACAGATGCTGCAAGCGCAGTCTAAGGAAATTCAATTTCTTAGCGGAAAAGATGCAGAACATACCAAAGAATGGGATTTTTGGATCAGCGGAGGCCGGAAAGCCGGTAAGTGGAGCACCATTAACGTCCCATCTCACTGGGAACAGCAGGGTTTCGGCTCATACAACTATGGCCGGGATTATGTGACGTACGGCCGCAATTTCAGGTTTAATGATGAAACAGGCTTATACAAACATCAGTTTACCGTACCGGATTCCTGGAAACGGAAAAAGATTAGTATCGTCTTCGAAGGTTCGATGACCGATACTGAAGTGAAAATTAACGGGCAATCTGCAGGAGCGATCCATCAGGGTGCTTTTTACGAATTTAAATATGACATTACGGATAAAATAAAATTTGGAAAAAAAAATACCCTCGAAGTCAAAGTTTCCAAAATGTCATCCGATAAATCGGTAAATAATGCAGAACGACTCGCTGATTACTGGATTTTAGGAGGAATTTTCAGACCCGTATATCTTGAAGCAAGCCCACAGGAACATATTTCCTCAACAGCTATTGATGCCAAAGCAGACGGAACGTTCCGGGCAAATATTCATTTGAAGGGAATCAATTCTGCCAATACGGTAAAAGTAGAAATTTTGGATGCCGACAATATAAAGGTCGGTGAATCTCTGATGACCATCAAAAAAGGGGATACCCTGAAGCAGATTCAGCTTTCCGTTAAAAATCCACAGCGCTGGACCGCCGAAACCCCTAATTTATATAAAGCGAGATTTACCTTACATAAAAACAGAAAGATCATCAGTAAAACCGATGAAAAATTCGGGTTCAGAACCATTGAAATCAGAAAAGGGGAAGGGATTTTCATCAATGGAACCAAAGTAAAGATGAAAGGCATCAACCGACATGTCTGGTGGCCCGAAACCGGGCGGGCTGTTACCGCAAATATCGACTTAATGGATGTTCAGCTTATTAAAGAAATGAACATGAATGCCGTTCGGTGCTCCCATTATCCCCCCAATAAATCGTTTTTAAAGATTTGTGATTCTTTGGGATTATATGTTTTGGATGAATTGGCAGGCTGGCAGAAAAAATACAGCACGGAAGTCGGAAAAAAACTTGTGAAAGAGATGGTAATGCGGGATGCTAATCATCCTTCGGTCATTTTCTGGAGCAACGGAAATGAGGGCGGACATAATTTTGATCTCGATGGAGAATTCGCGAAACATGACTTATCCGCACGCCCGGTAATTCATGCCCATCATAAGCCCGGAAATGCTTTCAACGGAATCGACTGCAATCATTACGAAGATTATTACAGTACAAAAAAAATCCTTGAAGGAGAAAATATTTATATGCCCACCGAGTTTTTACACGCTCAGGATGATGGAGGTGGTGGGACTTCACTGGCCGATTACTGGGAACTTCACTGGAATTCCAAAAAAGGGGCGGGAGGTTTCCTCTGGGCCTTTGCCGATGAAGGCCTGGTGCGGACAGATTTTAATAATCAGATCGATGTGAATGCCATTAATGCACCCGACGGAGTTGTGGGACCGCATCGTGAAAAGGAAGGCAGTTTCTATGCCATCCGGGAAATCTACAGCCCTGTCAAAATTGATCTTAAAAAACTGCCTGATGACTTTAAAGGGAATATTCCTGTGGAAAACCGCTATCACTTTACCAATGTAAACGAATGTAAATTTGAATGGAAATTAATGAAGTTTAAAACCCCATTTTCAGCCGATTCCGGCTTTGATATCAATGCAACAGGCAAAATGGTAGCTCCGGACATACATCCTACAGAAAAAGGAATCATACAGCTCAATCTTCCTTTGAACTGGAAAGAGAATGATGCTTTGCTGCTGACCGCAACTGATCCTTCCGGAAAAGAAATCTATACCTGGACCTGGAAAATTTCTTCTAATGATATAATTTCAAAACAGTTTCAGCATACGTTAAATAAGGAATTTCCTGTTTCAGTTTCAGAAAATGATTCTTTATTTATTTTAAAATCAAATGAAAAGGAATTTGCCATCGGGAAAAAGGACGGATTGCTGAAATCAGTTACTGTCGATAAAAAAGGCAAAAAAATGACCTTTAAAAACGGGCCGGTTTTCGTCAACGGGACCATGGAATTATCTTCCGCCCGACTTTTCACAGAAGGAGAAAATCAGTTAATCGAATTGAAGTATAAAAACGGAAACAAAATAATATGGAAACTGAATTCCAACGGAATTTTAGAATTACATTATGAATATTCGATGTCCGGAGATCATCAGTTTTCAGGCGTAAGTTTTGATTATCCGGAGAACTATGTTATCAGCGCAAAATGGCTTGGAAAAGGACCGTATCACGTCTGGAAAAACCGTTGGCAGGGACAGACTTATAATGTGTGGCAGAATCTGAAAAATTCAATACGGACAGGCTCTTCACCGTGGATTTATCCTGAATTTAAAGGCTATTTCGATGATATTTCGTGGCTGCAGCTTGATACCGCTGAAGGAAAAATTACTGTGGGAACCAAAGAAGAAAAAATGTTTGTCAGACTTTTTGATTTTTACGGAATTAACGGAGCAGAAGGGTATCCGAAACTGCCACCGGGAAATATTTCATTCCTGGATGCCATTCCGCCGTTAGGAAATGTCCTCGCATTTAACATTAACGATAAAACCCAATCTTTAGGACCGGAAAGCGAGCCGAATCATCTTGACGGAACTTTTAAAAGAACCCTGTATTTCTATTTCGGTATACCGGAATCGGGTGATGAAAAGAAACAGTTTACCATGCCTGAAGTCAATATTTTAACAGATTAA
- a CDS encoding rhamnogalacturonidase translates to MKFHNISKLFYTSCVLLFFTAKVKSQDKFPDGTLIPKWFKENKPTNLNTLGKKYLVTDNGLKNDSTVLQTKQLQAVIDRAAQNGGGIIVIPKGTFLISSVFFKQGTHLYLENGAKLKGSDDINDFPVVTTRMEGQTVKYFPALINADGLDGFTISGKGTLDGNGLRFWKSFWKRREWNPKCTNMDEMRPRIIYVSNSRNVQIEGITVKNSPFWSTHYYKSDFVKLLNLTILAPKEPVKAPSTDAIDIDACTNFLVKNCYMSVNDDAIALKGGKGPKADRAPENGENRNIIIEDNTFGFCHSALTCGSESIHNYNIIFRNSTVKDASRLLHLKMRPDTPQHYEYITLDNIKGNVKTFLYVKGWNQFFDLKGEERPRTGLANNVVLKNIDISCETAFSVEKSELYDLKDFTFENLNIKALKPEVQNLNAVQNLKQTKVNIVKVASLSQAYDKKDDSDIAAK, encoded by the coding sequence ATGAAATTTCATAATATATCAAAACTCTTCTATACTTCATGTGTTCTTCTTTTTTTTACAGCAAAAGTAAAAAGTCAGGATAAATTTCCGGACGGGACCTTGATTCCGAAATGGTTTAAAGAAAATAAACCTACCAACCTTAATACGTTAGGGAAAAAATACCTTGTTACAGACAACGGCTTGAAAAATGACAGCACTGTTCTTCAGACAAAACAGCTTCAGGCGGTAATCGATCGGGCAGCGCAGAATGGAGGCGGCATCATCGTGATACCCAAAGGAACATTTTTAATAAGCTCGGTGTTTTTTAAACAGGGAACCCATTTGTATCTCGAAAACGGGGCAAAATTAAAAGGAAGCGATGATATCAACGATTTTCCCGTAGTTACAACCCGAATGGAAGGACAAACTGTAAAATATTTTCCGGCTTTAATTAACGCGGACGGATTAGACGGCTTTACCATTTCAGGAAAAGGAACCTTAGACGGAAACGGACTCAGATTCTGGAAATCATTCTGGAAAAGACGAGAATGGAACCCCAAATGTACCAATATGGACGAAATGCGCCCGAGAATCATTTATGTTTCCAATTCCAGAAATGTTCAGATTGAAGGAATTACCGTTAAAAATTCACCATTCTGGAGTACCCACTACTATAAAAGTGATTTCGTAAAACTTTTGAACCTAACCATTTTAGCACCGAAAGAACCCGTAAAAGCACCCAGCACCGATGCGATCGATATCGATGCCTGTACCAATTTCTTAGTCAAAAACTGCTATATGTCTGTGAATGATGACGCCATTGCTTTAAAAGGAGGAAAAGGGCCTAAAGCAGACAGAGCTCCCGAAAATGGAGAAAACAGAAATATTATTATTGAGGACAATACTTTCGGGTTCTGTCATTCTGCATTAACCTGCGGAAGCGAATCCATTCACAATTACAATATCATTTTCAGAAATTCAACGGTAAAAGATGCATCAAGGCTGCTGCATCTGAAAATGAGACCCGACACACCGCAACATTACGAATATATTACGCTTGATAATATCAAAGGTAACGTAAAAACGTTTCTGTACGTAAAAGGATGGAACCAGTTTTTTGATCTGAAAGGCGAAGAAAGACCGAGAACGGGCTTAGCCAATAATGTGGTTTTAAAAAATATAGATATCAGCTGTGAGACGGCATTTTCCGTTGAAAAATCAGAGTTATATGATTTAAAAGATTTCACTTTTGAAAATCTTAACATTAAAGCATTGAAGCCTGAAGTACAGAATCTGAATGCCGTTCAGAATTTAAAGCAAACCAAAGTAAATATTGTCAAAGTAGCTTCCTTAAGCCAGGCATACGATAAAAAAGATGATTCTGACATTGCTGCAAAATAA
- a CDS encoding glycosyl hydrolase, protein MKIKNIVTLSVLCFAIGNLSAQNPWPKSTNTAKPWTRWWWMGSAVDEKGLDKQLTALSGAGFGGVEIVPIYGAKGYENRYLSYLSPEWMKMLQYTTAKAKNLNMGVDMSVGTGWPIGGPQVNEQDAATKMTVQQYTLSTGQKLTKKIVLKDEKQKNLKNVKLDIVTAYNEKNEALVLTDQVSVDGSLQWKPDTGTWTIYAVFTGKTLQKVKRAAPGGEGYTLDHFSPEATKDYLKTFDKALGNSNYGIRSFFNDSYEVYNADWTPDFKEEFRKRRGYDLSPYIRYLMTDDDHETTRRIKSDYRETMSELILNNFTVNFTKWAHSKNSKNTNQAHGSPGNLLDLYAAVDIPESETFGSTVFDIPGLKRDSADIQKSDTPDINMLKFASSAANITGKPLISNETFTWLTEHFKTSWSQAKPEVEQVFLSGINHVFYHGTTYTPADVPFPGWLFYASVNFVPENSLWPHLKGLNSYIERTQSVLQNSKSDNEILMYWPVYDQWASPKGKDMAFKIHNIEKWLHPTPFYENLTKLGKTGYSIDMISDHMISESGVESQKIKTAKGVSYQVLIIPALTYLPDSTLNNILELAKNGASIIFQTEPKDIPGYFEAEKKRNHMKSLWHSIPFIQQGTLKAATFGKGKIVLSSDVEKGLEYVKIERERLTDTGLKFIRRQFEDGKYYYIVNHTSKNINQLIPLNFTGKQVVLMNPENGDSGMAEVRGNTVRLQLKSGESVIVRASENKDSSLSKWKYLEKTGKPVILNQPWQLTFKEGGPEIPKSRTLKKPEPWTNFSNDLSAQSFSGTGTYSSTVSIKNKNADDYTLKFDKVYESVKVIINGQDAGIVWSIPFELNIGKYLKKGKNTIQVEVCNLMANRIRYMDQHKIQWRNYHEINFVNIDYKPFDASNWKVQPSGLDGEIRIIPIYYSK, encoded by the coding sequence ATGAAAATTAAAAATATAGTCACACTCAGCGTTCTCTGTTTTGCCATCGGAAACCTTTCCGCCCAAAATCCATGGCCGAAATCCACCAATACGGCAAAACCGTGGACACGCTGGTGGTGGATGGGAAGTGCTGTTGACGAAAAAGGTCTGGATAAACAACTGACCGCACTTTCCGGGGCAGGCTTCGGAGGGGTGGAAATTGTTCCGATTTACGGAGCAAAAGGTTATGAAAACCGATACCTCAGCTATCTTTCCCCTGAATGGATGAAGATGCTTCAGTATACCACGGCTAAAGCCAAAAATCTGAACATGGGCGTGGATATGTCTGTAGGTACAGGATGGCCGATCGGAGGTCCACAAGTAAATGAACAGGACGCGGCTACAAAAATGACCGTTCAGCAGTATACCCTGTCAACAGGCCAAAAATTAACGAAAAAAATAGTACTGAAAGACGAAAAACAAAAGAATTTAAAAAACGTAAAACTGGATATTGTAACCGCCTATAATGAGAAAAATGAAGCTTTGGTGTTAACGGATCAAGTTTCTGTTGACGGTTCTCTCCAGTGGAAGCCGGACACGGGCACATGGACCATTTATGCAGTTTTTACAGGTAAAACATTACAAAAAGTAAAACGGGCCGCTCCCGGCGGAGAAGGATATACCCTTGATCATTTCTCGCCTGAAGCCACCAAAGATTATCTGAAAACTTTTGATAAAGCACTCGGAAACTCAAACTACGGAATCCGTTCATTTTTCAACGACAGCTATGAAGTTTATAATGCAGACTGGACTCCCGATTTTAAAGAAGAATTCAGGAAGAGGAGAGGATATGACCTGAGTCCGTACATCAGATATCTGATGACTGATGACGATCATGAAACAACCAGGAGAATAAAATCCGATTATCGCGAGACCATGAGCGAGCTGATTCTGAATAACTTTACCGTTAATTTTACCAAATGGGCCCATTCTAAAAATTCAAAAAATACCAATCAGGCACATGGTTCACCGGGAAATCTGCTGGATTTATATGCTGCCGTCGATATTCCTGAATCCGAAACGTTCGGAAGTACGGTTTTTGATATTCCGGGACTTAAAAGAGACAGCGCAGACATCCAGAAATCCGATACTCCGGATATCAATATGCTGAAATTCGCTTCATCAGCGGCCAATATCACCGGAAAACCATTAATTTCAAACGAGACATTCACCTGGCTTACAGAACACTTTAAAACCTCGTGGTCACAGGCAAAACCAGAAGTGGAGCAGGTTTTTTTATCAGGAATCAATCATGTCTTCTATCACGGGACGACGTATACACCCGCTGATGTACCGTTTCCGGGATGGCTGTTTTATGCTTCCGTAAATTTCGTTCCCGAAAACAGTCTGTGGCCCCATTTGAAAGGTCTCAACTCTTATATTGAAAGAACGCAGTCTGTGCTGCAAAACAGTAAATCAGACAATGAGATCCTGATGTACTGGCCTGTTTATGACCAGTGGGCAAGTCCGAAAGGAAAAGATATGGCTTTTAAAATTCACAATATCGAAAAGTGGCTGCATCCGACTCCATTCTATGAAAACCTGACGAAATTAGGAAAAACAGGCTATTCTATCGATATGATTTCAGATCACATGATTTCTGAATCCGGGGTTGAAAGCCAGAAAATCAAGACGGCAAAAGGGGTTTCATATCAGGTTTTAATTATTCCTGCACTTACCTATTTGCCAGATTCTACCCTGAATAATATTTTAGAATTAGCTAAAAACGGTGCATCAATCATCTTTCAGACTGAGCCGAAAGATATTCCGGGATATTTCGAAGCAGAGAAAAAAAGAAATCACATGAAATCTTTATGGCATTCGATTCCCTTTATCCAACAAGGAACTTTAAAAGCGGCAACATTCGGAAAAGGAAAAATCGTTTTGAGTTCAGATGTTGAAAAAGGACTGGAATATGTAAAGATAGAAAGAGAAAGATTAACAGATACCGGACTGAAATTTATCAGGAGGCAGTTTGAAGACGGAAAATACTATTATATCGTCAATCATACTTCAAAAAACATTAACCAATTAATTCCACTAAATTTTACAGGAAAGCAGGTCGTCCTGATGAATCCTGAGAACGGAGATTCCGGCATGGCGGAAGTTAGAGGAAATACCGTCAGGCTTCAGTTGAAATCGGGAGAATCTGTGATCGTAAGGGCCTCAGAAAACAAGGATTCTTCCCTCTCAAAGTGGAAATACCTGGAAAAAACAGGCAAACCGGTGATATTAAACCAACCCTGGCAGCTCACCTTTAAAGAAGGCGGTCCGGAAATTCCGAAATCCCGGACTTTAAAGAAGCCTGAGCCCTGGACAAATTTCTCCAATGATTTATCAGCGCAAAGCTTTTCCGGAACAGGAACCTACTCATCAACAGTCAGTATAAAAAATAAGAATGCGGATGATTATACTTTAAAATTTGATAAAGTATATGAGAGTGTGAAAGTGATAATTAATGGCCAGGATGCTGGGATTGTCTGGAGTATTCCGTTTGAATTGAATATCGGAAAATATCTGAAAAAAGGAAAAAATACCATTCAGGTTGAAGTCTGTAATCTCATGGCAAACAGAATCCGGTACATGGATCAGCATAAGATCCAGTGGAGGAACTACCACGAAATTAACTTTGTTAATATCGATTATAAGCCTTTTGATGCATCCAACTGGAAAGTACAGCCTTCAGGATTGGATGGTGAAATCCGGATAATACCAATCTATTATTCAAAATAA